TTCACTGCCTTCAGCCAGCTTCATACTGCTTTCAGCGATATGAGAGGAAGCCTGAGCCGATTGCTCGGCACTGGCTGTAAGCTGTTCGGAAGAGGAAGCTACAGTTTCGGCATTGGCCCGCAACTGACGGATAATATTATGTAAGTTATTTATCATATAATTAAAGCCCTTGGCTAAAACAGCGAATTCGTCCTCGCCTTTTACTACAGCCTGGACCGTCAAATCGCCTTCCGACAGTGCCTTGAAGTTTCCGGCCAGACTTTCCAGCGGTTGGGTGATTTGCTTGGCAATAAAGTAGGTAACGCCAATAACGATCAGGATGGAGAGGAAGGCGATGCCAATAAACAGCCAGCGCAGCGTGGTCAGAGGCTGGTAGATAAAGTCTTCCGGCACACAAATGACCAGCGTCCAATTGGTAGTGGGCACGGTGTTAAAAACAGCCAGCATGCTTTTGCCATTTTCCTGGTAGGATTTAAAGACATCGTTTTTACCAATAGCGTCTTTCGTCAGGTCGGCCAGGGTCTTGAACTGACTGTCTTCCAGAATATTTTTGGATACCACATTCGGATCGGGATGGGCCAGCATGAAGCCCTTGCTGTCTAACAAATAGGCGTAGCCCTGGCCGTCGAGGTTAATTTGCTTGACCGTATCGACTAAAGTCTGCAACAAAATATCTTCGGCGATGACGGCTTTGACCTGGCCAGTCTCTCCCTTAACCGGCTTGGCTACCGATACCGCCATTTGATTGGTGGTCATGTCCAGATAAGGATCGGTGAAAACCAGTTTGTTTTCGGTGAGGGCCTGTTTATACCAGGGACGTTTGCGGGGATCGTAGTCGGCCGGCAGGGATGAACCGCTGCCGTCAATCATGACGCCGCCTGCTGTGCCGATGTACATGTCGGAAATCTCTTTATCAACCAGTTTGTAGCCCGACATGTGAGCCGGCTGAGCATTATCGCCAACGGTTTTTTGGATGGTCACATCCATATATTCTAAGATTTTGGCCTTGCTAATCAGCCAGCCATCAAGCTTATGTACTTGCGCTTTGGATACATTGTCCAAGGCCGTATATATCTCCTTGGTCAATTGATCCTTGGTAAAAAAATAGCCGGCCCCTGTGGACACAAGAAGAATAGCGGCCGCTAACAATGAAAAAATAAGGATGAGTTTGTTTCTTACGTTCATGATGGTTCACCTCTAAAAATGATTTGTTCCAGTCCTCGTATTGCGGAATGCTTGGAAAGTAAAATTGCCGGTCAATTTGTGCACAGAAAATAGTGAACATAATCACCTCTTTTGTGATATGACCTCTATTATAATAAACCACCGGCAAGTAAACTGCAAAATGCAGTACACTTAGCCGGACGGATTGCTTGCTTTTGTGCAACAAAAAATCAGCCATATGTCCAAACAACTGCGGTATTCTGGCTGATACGTCATTGTATACATGAAAGATATAAAGTTGAGGAAATGCCATAAAGGTATAGAAAACCTTACGTTAATCTTAATTGATAATTCTCCGGCAGTCAACAAAAAATACTAACTTTTGACTGATTTTGTCAAAATATCGCTTCTTTTGTCTGCGTGTGTGCATGATGAGAAGACAGGAGAACATCACGACAGTGTAGAAGTAAACAACAGAATTTACGAGGACTCGAAAAAGAGAGAGGATTTACTGCCCAAGAATATGTACGCAGCAGGACAGATTGAGCCGTAAGGACCGGGTATAGCAGTAGAGTTAGTTTGAGCAGGCCCAATAGGGGGTCTTCGACAAGCTGGATAAAGAGGTATTATCCAAGATTGTCACGCCGGAGTTTGTCCGGATTGTGGAAGAAACCCTGCAAGAGGCGTCTGGAATGTTTTCTGTGCCGGTTGATGCCAAATTTGTCTACAGCCTGGCTTTTGCACATAGAGAGACTGTTTGAGCCTATATCGTCGAAATGATGGATGTCCATTTAAACACAACGACAGCAGAACAACCAATGTCCGTTATAATGGGAGGCGGAAGGCATGAAGATTAGAGAAGCCTATACTTGTCCGTTGGAATTAACGCACGATCTGACCAAGGGGAAATGGAAACCGATCATCCTGTGGCTATTAGGCAAGGAACCGTCGTCCCTTGCCGGGCTTGAGAAAAACATACAGGGCATTAATCAGAAAATGCTGCTGGAACAATTAAAGGAACTTGCCGATATTGGGATGATTGATAAAAAGACCTTTGCCGGCTATCCGTTAAAGGTGGAATATTTTCTTCTGGAGCGGGGCCGGAGAATGCTGGAGGCTATTACCATCATGCAGGGCATCGGCGTCGATCTCATGAGGGAAAACGGCATGGAAGAGGACTTGCGGGCTCAGGGCTTTATGGAATAGACTTACCCACGAAAAAGTGGGTAATATACCACTCTTGGCCACAACGCTATAATGAAGATAACAATATAGTGTAGGAGTGGTTATCGTGCGTAATGTGGAAAAAACGATTGGTAATTTGATTGATAAGCAAAGCATTGCCTTTATCGGATCGGTAGATGACGAAGGGTTCCCCCATATGAAAGC
The nucleotide sequence above comes from Propionispora vibrioides. Encoded proteins:
- a CDS encoding winged helix-turn-helix transcriptional regulator encodes the protein MKIREAYTCPLELTHDLTKGKWKPIILWLLGKEPSSLAGLEKNIQGINQKMLLEQLKELADIGMIDKKTFAGYPLKVEYFLLERGRRMLEAITIMQGIGVDLMRENGMEEDLRAQGFME
- a CDS encoding methyl-accepting chemotaxis protein, whose product is MNVRNKLILIFSLLAAAILLVSTGAGYFFTKDQLTKEIYTALDNVSKAQVHKLDGWLISKAKILEYMDVTIQKTVGDNAQPAHMSGYKLVDKEISDMYIGTAGGVMIDGSGSSLPADYDPRKRPWYKQALTENKLVFTDPYLDMTTNQMAVSVAKPVKGETGQVKAVIAEDILLQTLVDTVKQINLDGQGYAYLLDSKGFMLAHPDPNVVSKNILEDSQFKTLADLTKDAIGKNDVFKSYQENGKSMLAVFNTVPTTNWTLVICVPEDFIYQPLTTLRWLFIGIAFLSILIVIGVTYFIAKQITQPLESLAGNFKALSEGDLTVQAVVKGEDEFAVLAKGFNYMINNLHNIIRQLRANAETVASSSEQLTASAEQSAQASSHIAESSMKLAEGSEKQISSIDAATTSINEMAAGIQHIAANTQSVTAASEATANAAQSGGKTVEAAVQQMDVISRTVMESAEVVSKLGERSKEITQIVDTISSIAGQTNLLALNAAIEAARAGEQGRGFAVVADEVRKLAEQSQDSAKQIAELITEIQRETDRAVQVMQDGTREVKNGSKAVDTAGQSFTEITGLISQVSAQITDMSAAIQQIAAGSQEVVTAVNRIDEIGNQSVEEIANVSAAAEQQSASMEEIASSSSHLAKLAQELDQLIHKFKV